DNA from Hyphomicrobiales bacterium:
TGGTCGGATGGCGAGTTGTTGACCGCCGATGACTTCATGTTCTGGTATGAGAGCGTTTTGACGGACACGCGGATAACACCAACGCCGCCGGATTGGATTTCAACCGATGGTGAGGTCGGTGTCTTTACGTCGGATGGTCCCTACAACGTCACCGTCACATTCAATCAGCCCAACGCCTTGTTTCAATTGCAGGCTGCGCGCTGGAACGCCGTTGATGTGCCGGTGCCCGCACATTACCTCAGCCAGTTCCATATCGACCACGCCGATGGCGCCGACTTGGATGCGAGCATTGCTGAAGCTGGCCTCTCCACTTGGACCGAACTTTGGGAATTGCGTCAGAACGCGCTGCTCAACCCAGATCGTCCTGTTCTGCGCCCCTGGGTCTTGGTCGAGCCCTTTGGCGATGGCCTTGATCGCGTCGCCTATGAGCGCAACCCGTATTATTGGAAGGTGGATAGTGACGGCAATCAGCTGCCCTATATCGACCGCGTAGAAATCCAACTGGTGCAGGACGCGCAGGTTCTGAACCTCATGGCGCTTGACGGTGCCTTCGACTGGCAACTCAAGGACGTCGCGCCGCTCGACCAACTGTCCATGTTCCGTGAGAACGAAGACCGGGGAAGCTATCGCCTGATCGAGGTTTCCTCGCCGGTTTCAGCTTTCGCGGCCTACTATTTTAACCTCAGCCATGGCGACGCATTCTTGAACGAGCTGTTCCACCAGGCTGACTTCCGCAAGGCGATGTCGCATGCGATCGACCGGCAGACAATTGTAGAGCTTGTACATTTTGGCATCACTTCGCCAAGGCAACCTTCGCCCTTCGAGAACACGCCTTTCTATGACGAAAACCTGACCAACGCGGCGATCTCGTTCGACCCTGAGCTTGCGAACGCGATGCTCGATGAGCTCGGTCTGACGGAACGCAATGCCAACGGAATTCGTCTGCGCCCTGATGGTGAGCCCATTCGTTTGGTGATCCAGGCTCCGGCTGGCCGTCAAAACCGCATCGATGCGTCGGAACAGGTGGCGCGCTATTGGAGCGAGG
Protein-coding regions in this window:
- a CDS encoding ABC transporter substrate-binding protein, whose translation is MHMKIAAVCGSLAVGLAVTLPAYANNEAPELAASVADGSLPALEERLPTDPFVIEPLDSVGDYGGTWRFGDARGADEAYLNFVAYEGITRLTPDGSVVPNIVERIEASADASAYTLTLREGMRWSDGELLTADDFMFWYESVLTDTRITPTPPDWISTDGEVGVFTSDGPYNVTVTFNQPNALFQLQAARWNAVDVPVPAHYLSQFHIDHADGADLDASIAEAGLSTWTELWELRQNALLNPDRPVLRPWVLVEPFGDGLDRVAYERNPYYWKVDSDGNQLPYIDRVEIQLVQDAQVLNLMALDGAFDWQLKDVAPLDQLSMFRENEDRGSYRLIEVSSPVSAFAAYYFNLSHGDAFLNELFHQADFRKAMSHAIDRQTIVELVHFGITSPRQPSPFENTPFYDENLTNAAISFDPELANAMLDELGLTERNANGIRLRPDGEPIRLVIQAPAGRQNRIDASEQVARYWSEVGIQTTVSVQSRELHQERRLARDFDVWLWSALGGTTNHVLFDPGTYLPYSMDTNSTWAMDYAEWRVSGGQSGREPEGDMRRAMELFDEVLVSGDPDRQAELMREIIAIAADNLWVLGIAPRPPEFAVANTALRNIPDAFGDSLEAPGVFHPESWYFSQ